A single Sphingopyxis chilensis DNA region contains:
- a CDS encoding SulP family inorganic anion transporter, giving the protein MASQALPASSASGFSRDFAASIVVFLVAMPLCMGIAVASGLPPEKGLITGIIGGIVVGAIAGSPLQVSGPAAGLAVIVFELIRTQGVEALGPILLIAGAVQLIAGVMKLGGWFRAISPAVVHGMLAGIGVLIVIGQFHVLFDAKPLASGLENIAAMPGRLLGLDPASPGGAELALLIAGITIGVMIAWEKWRPESLRLVPGALLGVVAGTVVSLVLNMNVARVEVPDSILAAITPPASFAGWLTPEIIAAAVAVAFIASAETLLSAAAVDKMHDGPRSDFNKELRAQGVGNMLCGGAGALPMTGVIVRSSANVQAGAVSRRSTILHGVWILAFVALLPSVMRAMPMATLGAVLVVTGWRLVKLDHARELLKHHGVLPVVIWATTLVLVVAVDLLTGVIVGILFSLVELIPHVRRLRLKVDHSDNAEGARVRLSGAATFVQLPKLEDTLGAIPRDKPVTIDCGQLSGLDHSCAELLRDWVERRKAHGSPTVLLGDDKRLRRLAAA; this is encoded by the coding sequence ATGGCAAGCCAGGCTCTCCCCGCCAGCTCGGCCAGCGGCTTTTCGCGCGATTTCGCGGCGTCGATCGTCGTGTTTCTCGTCGCGATGCCGCTGTGCATGGGCATCGCCGTCGCATCCGGCCTCCCGCCCGAAAAAGGCCTGATAACGGGCATTATCGGCGGAATCGTCGTCGGTGCGATCGCCGGATCGCCGCTCCAGGTCAGCGGCCCTGCCGCCGGCCTTGCGGTGATCGTTTTCGAATTGATCCGTACGCAAGGGGTCGAGGCACTCGGCCCCATCCTGCTCATCGCGGGGGCGGTCCAGCTGATTGCCGGCGTGATGAAACTGGGCGGCTGGTTCCGCGCGATTTCGCCCGCCGTCGTGCACGGGATGCTCGCGGGCATCGGCGTGCTGATCGTTATCGGCCAGTTCCACGTCCTGTTCGACGCCAAACCGCTGGCCAGCGGGCTTGAAAATATCGCCGCCATGCCGGGACGCCTGCTCGGGCTCGATCCCGCCAGCCCCGGCGGCGCCGAGCTCGCGCTGCTGATCGCCGGCATCACGATCGGCGTCATGATCGCATGGGAAAAATGGCGCCCCGAATCGCTGCGCCTCGTTCCCGGCGCCCTGCTGGGTGTCGTCGCGGGCACGGTCGTATCGCTGGTGCTGAACATGAATGTCGCGCGCGTCGAGGTGCCGGATTCGATCCTCGCCGCGATCACCCCGCCGGCGTCCTTCGCCGGCTGGCTGACGCCCGAAATCATCGCCGCCGCCGTCGCGGTCGCCTTCATCGCCAGCGCCGAGACGCTGCTGTCGGCAGCGGCGGTCGACAAGATGCACGACGGTCCGCGCAGCGACTTCAACAAGGAACTGCGCGCGCAAGGTGTCGGCAACATGCTGTGCGGCGGCGCGGGCGCGCTGCCGATGACGGGCGTCATCGTCCGCAGCTCGGCCAACGTCCAGGCCGGTGCGGTGTCGCGCCGCTCGACGATCCTGCACGGCGTCTGGATCCTCGCGTTCGTCGCGCTGCTGCCGTCGGTGATGCGCGCCATGCCAATGGCGACGCTGGGCGCGGTGCTCGTCGTGACCGGCTGGCGGCTGGTCAAGCTCGACCATGCGCGCGAACTGCTCAAGCACCATGGCGTGCTGCCGGTGGTGATCTGGGCGACGACGCTGGTGCTCGTGGTGGCGGTCGACCTGCTCACCGGCGTGATCGTCGGCATCCTCTTCTCGCTCGTCGAACTCATCCCCCATGTGCGCCGCCTGCGGCTCAAGGTGGATCATTCGGACAATGCGGAAGGCGCGCGCGTTCGCCTGTCGGGCGCGGCGACCTTTGTCCAGCTTCCCAAGCTGGAAGACACGCTGGGCGCGATCCCGCGCGACAAGCCGGTGACGATCGACTGCGGCCAGCTGTCGGGGCTCGACCACAGCTGCGCCGAATTGCTGCGCGACTGGGTCGAACGCCGCAAGGCGCACGGCAGCCCGACAGTGCTGCTGGGCGACGACAAAAGGCTCAGGCGCCTCGCGGCGGCCTGA
- a CDS encoding DUF2794 domain-containing protein, producing MGTVTPLPFHNRTVPLQTGFERPELMRILDLYGRMVAAGHWRDYAMDFHRDAAIFSAFRRAAERPEYRIEKRPALRSRQGMWALVSEAGAILKRGDELANVLAPVERKLMKLVGD from the coding sequence ATGGGGACGGTGACGCCCCTGCCGTTCCATAATCGGACGGTACCGCTTCAGACCGGCTTCGAGCGTCCCGAGCTCATGCGCATCCTCGACCTTTACGGCCGCATGGTCGCTGCCGGGCATTGGCGCGACTATGCGATGGATTTCCACCGTGACGCCGCGATCTTTTCGGCTTTTCGCCGCGCCGCCGAGCGCCCCGAATATCGCATCGAAAAACGCCCCGCCTTGCGGAGCCGGCAGGGCATGTGGGCCCTTGTCTCCGAAGCGGGGGCGATATTGAAACGCGGCGACGAGCTGGCCAATGTGCTCGCGCCCGTCGAACGCAAGCTGATGAAGCTGGTCGGGGACTGA
- the epsC gene encoding serine O-acetyltransferase EpsC, with amino-acid sequence MFNGLVAYLDSIKARDPAPRSRWEILLYPGLLAVGLHRIAHWLFEARLFFLARFVNHLSRFLTAIDIHPGATIGRHLFIDHGFGVVIGETAEIGDNVSIYQGVTLGGTDPANGIGGKRHPTLADDVIVGSGAQILGPVTVSARARVGANAVVTKDVPEGAVMVGIPARSTLLDATEYAREFVPYGTPCSETFDPATQKVELLQCQLDLMQKQLKALLEDRHIAEDEAPRRKGSRNRA; translated from the coding sequence ATGTTCAACGGGCTGGTCGCCTATCTCGATTCGATCAAGGCACGCGATCCGGCGCCGCGGTCGCGCTGGGAAATTCTCCTCTATCCGGGCCTGCTCGCGGTGGGCCTGCACCGCATCGCGCACTGGTTGTTCGAGGCGCGGCTGTTTTTCCTCGCGCGTTTCGTCAATCACCTCTCGCGCTTCCTGACCGCGATCGATATCCATCCGGGTGCGACGATCGGTCGACATCTGTTCATCGACCATGGTTTCGGCGTCGTGATCGGCGAGACTGCCGAGATCGGCGATAATGTCTCGATCTATCAGGGCGTGACGCTCGGCGGCACCGATCCCGCCAATGGCATCGGTGGCAAGCGCCACCCGACGCTCGCCGACGATGTCATCGTCGGTTCGGGCGCGCAGATCCTCGGCCCCGTCACCGTCAGCGCGCGTGCGCGCGTCGGCGCCAATGCGGTGGTGACGAAGGATGTGCCCGAGGGCGCGGTGATGGTCGGCATCCCGGCGCGCTCGACTTTGCTCGACGCGACCGAATATGCGCGCGAATTCGTGCCCTATGGCACGCCATGCAGCGAAACCTTCGACCCCGCGACGCAAAAGGTCGAACTGCTGCAATGCCAGCTCGACCTGATGCAGAAGCAGCTCAAGGCGCTGCTCGAAGATCGCCACATTGCAGAGGATGAAGCGCCGCGGCGCAAGGGGAGCCGGAATCGCGCCTGA
- a CDS encoding pyruvate dehydrogenase complex E1 component subunit beta — protein sequence MAIELKMPALSPTMEEGTLAKWLVKEGDTVKSGDILAEIETDKATMEFEAIDEGTIGQILVAEGTDNVKVGTVIATIAGEGEAAAAPAPAPAAAPEPKVEAPAPASAPAAAAEKPAATERASDPAIPEGTAMVKLTVREALRDAMAEEMRADDRVFVMGEEVAEYQGAYKVTQGLLQEFGASRVVDTPITEYGFAGLGAGAAMGGLKPIIEFMTFNFAMQAIDHIINSAAKTNYMSGGQMRCPIVFRGPNGAAARVGAQHSQNYGPWYASVPGLIVIAPYDAADAKGLMKAAIRTEDPVVFLENELLYGRSFEVPDVEDFVLPIGKARIMRQGSDVTIVSYSIGVGLALEAADQLAGEGIDAEVIDLRTLRPLDTATVLASLKKTNHLVVVEEGWPTCSIASELAMVAMEHGFDDLDAPVMRVCNEDVPLPYANNLEKAALVDTPRVVKAVKAVLNRA from the coding sequence ATGGCCATCGAATTGAAGATGCCGGCGCTGTCGCCGACGATGGAAGAGGGCACGCTCGCCAAGTGGCTCGTCAAGGAAGGCGACACGGTGAAGTCGGGCGACATCCTCGCGGAGATCGAGACCGACAAGGCGACGATGGAATTCGAAGCGATCGACGAAGGCACGATCGGCCAGATTCTGGTCGCCGAGGGCACCGACAATGTGAAGGTCGGCACCGTGATCGCGACGATCGCGGGCGAGGGCGAAGCGGCTGCCGCTCCGGCGCCCGCGCCTGCTGCCGCGCCCGAGCCCAAGGTTGAAGCCCCGGCTCCCGCATCCGCTCCGGCTGCGGCGGCGGAAAAGCCCGCAGCTACCGAGCGCGCCTCGGATCCCGCGATCCCCGAAGGCACCGCGATGGTGAAACTCACCGTCCGCGAAGCGCTGCGCGACGCGATGGCCGAGGAAATGCGCGCCGACGACCGCGTCTTCGTGATGGGCGAGGAAGTCGCCGAATATCAGGGCGCGTACAAGGTCACGCAGGGGCTGCTCCAGGAATTCGGCGCGAGCCGTGTCGTCGATACCCCGATCACCGAATATGGCTTCGCCGGGCTCGGCGCGGGGGCGGCGATGGGCGGCCTCAAGCCCATCATCGAGTTCATGACCTTCAACTTCGCGATGCAGGCAATCGACCACATCATCAACTCGGCGGCGAAGACCAATTATATGTCGGGCGGCCAGATGCGCTGTCCGATCGTCTTCCGCGGCCCCAACGGCGCCGCGGCCCGCGTCGGCGCGCAGCACAGCCAGAACTACGGACCGTGGTACGCCAGCGTCCCCGGCCTGATCGTGATCGCGCCCTATGACGCCGCCGATGCCAAGGGGCTGATGAAGGCGGCGATCCGCACCGAGGATCCCGTCGTCTTCCTCGAAAACGAACTGCTCTACGGTCGCAGCTTCGAGGTTCCAGACGTCGAGGATTTCGTCCTGCCGATCGGCAAGGCGCGGATCATGCGTCAGGGCAGCGACGTCACCATCGTCAGCTATTCGATCGGCGTCGGTCTCGCGCTCGAAGCCGCCGACCAGCTCGCTGGCGAGGGGATTGATGCCGAGGTGATCGACCTGCGCACGCTGCGTCCGCTCGATACCGCCACGGTGCTCGCCAGCCTCAAGAAGACGAACCATCTCGTCGTCGTCGAGGAAGGCTGGCCGACCTGCTCTATCGCCAGCGAACTCGCGATGGTCGCGATGGAGCATGGCTTCGACGATCTCGACGCGCCCGTCATGCGCGTGTGCAACGAGGACGTGCCGCTGCCCTATGCGAACAATCTCGAAAAGGCCGCGCTCGTCGACACGCCGCGCGTCGTGAAGGCGGTCAAGGCGGTCCTCAATCGCGCCTGA
- the pdhA gene encoding pyruvate dehydrogenase (acetyl-transferring) E1 component subunit alpha produces MAKAPARTSPAPKKTASTPAPATNREMPRDPAPYDATPEELEKFYREMLLIRRFEEKAGQLYGLGLIGGFCHLYIGQEAVAVGLQSALDGDKDSVITGYRDHGHMLAYGIDPKVIMAELTGRQAGISKGKGGSMHMFSVEHKFYGGHGIVGAQVSLGTGLAFAHKYRGDGGVAMAYFGDGAANQGQVYESFNMAELWKLPIIFVIENNQYAMGTSVNRASAEDQLYRRGESFRIPGMQVDGMDVLAVRGAAEAALEWVRAGKGPVLMELKTYRYRGHSMSDPAKYRSREEVQAVRDKSDAIEHLKKLMTDAGVSEDKIKDIDKEIRQVVAESADFAESAPEPELSELYTDVLVEQY; encoded by the coding sequence TTGGCCAAAGCACCTGCGCGCACCTCCCCCGCGCCGAAAAAGACCGCCTCCACCCCGGCCCCCGCGACCAATCGCGAGATGCCCCGCGACCCCGCGCCCTATGACGCGACGCCGGAGGAACTCGAGAAATTCTACCGCGAAATGCTGCTGATCCGCCGCTTCGAGGAAAAGGCGGGGCAGCTCTACGGTCTCGGACTGATCGGCGGTTTCTGCCACCTCTACATCGGCCAGGAAGCCGTTGCGGTCGGCTTGCAGTCGGCGCTCGACGGCGACAAGGACAGCGTGATCACGGGCTACCGCGACCACGGCCATATGCTCGCCTATGGCATCGATCCCAAGGTGATCATGGCTGAGCTCACGGGACGCCAGGCCGGCATCTCGAAGGGCAAGGGCGGCTCGATGCACATGTTCAGCGTCGAGCATAAATTCTATGGCGGCCACGGTATCGTCGGCGCGCAGGTGTCGCTCGGCACCGGCCTTGCCTTCGCGCACAAATATCGCGGCGATGGCGGGGTGGCGATGGCCTATTTCGGCGATGGCGCTGCGAACCAGGGCCAGGTCTATGAAAGCTTCAACATGGCCGAGCTGTGGAAGCTGCCGATCATCTTCGTGATCGAGAACAACCAGTATGCGATGGGCACCTCGGTCAACCGCGCGTCGGCCGAGGACCAGCTCTATCGTCGCGGCGAAAGCTTCCGCATCCCCGGCATGCAGGTCGACGGCATGGACGTGCTCGCGGTGCGCGGCGCGGCCGAAGCGGCGCTCGAATGGGTGCGCGCGGGCAAGGGCCCCGTGCTCATGGAGCTCAAGACCTATCGCTATCGCGGTCACTCGATGTCCGACCCCGCCAAATATCGCAGCCGCGAGGAAGTGCAGGCGGTGCGCGACAAGTCGGACGCGATCGAGCACCTCAAGAAATTGATGACCGACGCCGGTGTCAGCGAGGACAAGATCAAGGATATCGACAAGGAGATTCGCCAGGTCGTTGCGGAATCGGCGGACTTCGCCGAAAGCGCGCCCGAACCCGAACTTTCCGAACTTTATACCGACGTGCTGGTGGAGCAATATTGA
- a CDS encoding FtsB family cell division protein: MTQRHKFRKSMSRATGPAIAVMVVLAMIGYIIFGPTGLYAWGDYGQSVEKKRVILSELTRKQNELQNRVNLLDRRRVDPDLAEEYVREKLGAYHPDEVIIPMEPEAKR, from the coding sequence ATGACGCAGCGCCACAAATTCCGCAAATCGATGAGCCGGGCCACCGGCCCGGCCATTGCGGTGATGGTCGTGCTGGCGATGATCGGCTACATCATCTTCGGTCCGACCGGGCTTTATGCCTGGGGCGATTACGGCCAGTCGGTCGAAAAGAAGCGCGTCATATTGAGCGAGCTGACGAGGAAGCAGAACGAGCTTCAGAACCGCGTCAACCTGCTCGACCGGCGGCGCGTCGACCCCGACCTCGCCGAGGAATATGTGCGCGAGAAACTGGGCGCCTATCACCCCGACGAGGTGATCATTCCGATGGAACCCGAAGCGAAGCGCTGA